One window from the genome of Lentibacillus daqui encodes:
- the recU gene encoding Holliday junction resolvase RecU, with translation MHYPNGRKYSTPNQQIGTNKKESFGNRGMTLEEDINVTNSYYLQSNKAVIHKKPTPVQIVDVHYPKRSAAVITEGYFKQASTTDYNGLYRGKYVDFEAKETKHKTRFPLANIHDHQIKHMQSIVEHGGICFLIIRFAILNETYYLQAEKLFSFWNTKCNGGRQSIPYEAVKEDGYYIPFHLQKRVDYLQIIDRLYF, from the coding sequence ATGCATTATCCGAATGGGAGAAAATACAGTACCCCAAATCAACAGATTGGTACAAACAAAAAAGAAAGTTTTGGTAATCGGGGAATGACACTCGAAGAAGATATAAACGTCACGAATTCATATTATTTGCAGTCCAATAAAGCAGTTATTCATAAAAAGCCAACGCCAGTTCAAATTGTTGATGTACATTATCCCAAAAGAAGTGCAGCGGTTATAACAGAAGGATATTTCAAACAGGCATCAACTACTGATTATAATGGCTTATATCGCGGAAAATATGTCGATTTTGAAGCAAAGGAAACAAAGCATAAAACACGGTTTCCACTAGCGAATATTCACGATCATCAAATCAAACATATGCAATCGATTGTCGAGCATGGCGGAATTTGTTTTTTGATTATCCGATTTGCCATTTTGAATGAAACTTATTATTTACAAGCGGAAAAGCTTTTTTCATTCTGGAACACCAAATGTAATGGTGGGCGACAATCGATTCCCTATGAAGCCGTCAAAGAAGATGGGTATTATATCCCTTTTCATTTGCAAAAACGGGTGGACTATTTGCAGATAATCGACAGGCTTTATTTTTAG
- a CDS encoding cytidine deaminase, producing the protein MEGIKLVDKAKAIRDKAYVPYSNFPVGAALLTKSGKIYTGCNIENAAYPVTCCAERVAIFKAIADGEREFKEMAVVADTPRPVPPCGSCRQVMSEFFDQSMLISLANLHNETKTITVKDLLPFSFQPEDMTNAE; encoded by the coding sequence ATGGAAGGAATAAAATTGGTTGACAAGGCAAAAGCAATAAGGGATAAAGCCTATGTTCCTTATTCAAATTTCCCGGTTGGAGCGGCACTATTAACCAAATCAGGGAAAATATATACCGGTTGTAACATCGAAAACGCAGCATACCCTGTGACATGTTGTGCGGAGCGAGTTGCGATTTTTAAAGCCATTGCTGATGGGGAAAGAGAGTTTAAGGAAATGGCTGTAGTAGCCGATACGCCAAGACCTGTGCCTCCATGTGGTTCCTGTCGCCAAGTGATGAGCGAGTTTTTCGACCAGTCAATGCTTATTTCGTTGGCTAATTTACACAATGAAACAAAAACCATTACGGTTAAAGACTTATTACCGTTCTCATTTCAACCTGAAGATATGACCAACGCGGAATAA
- the asnS gene encoding asparagine--tRNA ligase codes for MKTTIAEVPEHEGQTVTIGAWLANKRSSGKIAFLQLRDGTGFIQGVVVKNDVTEEVFQLAKTMTQETSMYITGKIVEDKRSPFGYEMQVEQIEVIHEAMDYPITPKEHGTEFLMDHRHLWLRSKRQHAVMKIRNEIIRATYQFFNENGYVKIDPPILTGSSAEGTTELFHTKYFDEEAYLSQSGQLYMEAAAMAFGKVFSFGPTFRAEKSKTRRHLIEFWMIEPEMAFVDHEESLEIQEQYVSFVVQSVLTNCKLELATLERDTSKLEAIKAPFPRISYDKAVELLKEKGFDDIEWGEDFGAPHETAIAESFNKPVFITNYPKDIKAFYMKPDPNREEVVLCADLIAPEGYGEIIGGSQRIDDLALMEQRYKEHNLTGDAYEWYLELRKYGSVPHSGFGLGLERTVAWLAGVDHVRETIPFPRLLNRLYP; via the coding sequence TTGAAAACAACAATCGCAGAAGTACCAGAACATGAAGGGCAAACTGTTACCATTGGTGCATGGCTTGCCAATAAGCGCTCAAGCGGAAAAATCGCTTTTTTACAGCTTCGTGATGGCACAGGTTTTATTCAAGGTGTCGTCGTAAAAAATGATGTAACGGAAGAAGTATTTCAGTTAGCTAAAACAATGACACAAGAAACATCGATGTATATTACTGGGAAAATTGTTGAAGATAAACGTTCGCCGTTCGGTTATGAAATGCAGGTCGAGCAGATTGAAGTGATCCATGAGGCAATGGATTACCCGATTACACCAAAAGAACACGGGACGGAGTTTTTAATGGATCACCGACACCTGTGGTTGCGTTCCAAACGACAGCATGCAGTAATGAAAATCCGAAATGAAATCATTCGTGCGACGTATCAGTTTTTTAATGAAAATGGCTATGTTAAAATCGATCCGCCAATTTTAACTGGTTCATCAGCTGAAGGGACAACCGAACTGTTCCATACAAAATATTTTGATGAGGAAGCATATCTTTCCCAAAGTGGACAGCTCTATATGGAAGCCGCAGCCATGGCATTTGGAAAAGTGTTTTCATTTGGACCGACTTTCCGGGCAGAAAAATCAAAAACAAGAAGGCATTTAATTGAATTCTGGATGATTGAACCGGAAATGGCCTTTGTTGACCATGAAGAAAGCTTAGAGATTCAGGAACAGTATGTAAGTTTTGTTGTGCAATCGGTGCTAACCAATTGCAAACTGGAGTTAGCGACACTTGAACGCGATACTTCGAAACTGGAAGCGATCAAGGCACCATTTCCAAGGATCTCATATGATAAAGCTGTTGAACTGCTAAAAGAAAAAGGCTTTGATGATATCGAATGGGGGGAGGATTTCGGAGCCCCGCATGAAACAGCAATTGCCGAAAGCTTTAATAAGCCAGTATTCATTACCAATTATCCAAAAGATATTAAAGCCTTCTATATGAAACCAGATCCAAATCGGGAAGAGGTTGTATTATGCGCCGATTTGATTGCACCTGAAGGTTATGGTGAAATCATCGGCGGGTCGCAGCGTATCGATGATTTGGCATTAATGGAGCAGCGTTATAAAGAACATAACTTGACCGGTGACGCGTATGAATGGTATTTGGAGCTACGTAAATATGGTAGTGTGCCACATTCGGGCTTTGGGCTTGGACTGGAACGAACAGTGGCATGGCTTGCCGGAGTTGATCATGTACGTGAAACCATCCCATTCCCACGTCTGCTAAATAGGCTCTATCCATAA
- a CDS encoding PBP1A family penicillin-binding protein has product MADNGQSRIARRKQKKTKKKPLWKRIFLIVGIIVLAMVIGIGGTFTYFIATAPKLDAAKLQDAFSSKIYDKNGDLFADMGSEKRTRVSYDDLPQVLIDAVTATEDARFFKHHGIDLKRVGGAVVGNITNGFGSQGASTLTQQLAEKSFLSHEKKIGLKVQEMWLALKIERKYSKEEILEMYLNKVYYGSGAYGVAKASQIYFGKTDLKDLTLPEAAILAGLPQRPTAYNPKQHPDLTKDRMKTVLHLMVKHGKITKEQADKALDTDIKSLLTDKVPESKTPYEAFLQKVRKEVKDKLNADIYTDGLKIYTTLDPDIQEHVELLLSDDDNNPINYPEKVEDPNTHEMVDLQAGAVVLDTQNGAIRAIGGGRGLENDGFNYALQINRQGGSTMKPVLAYGPAIENENWSTYHQINDDKPYQYPGTDKKAGNWNGQYQGWITMRKALAESLNVPALKTAEEIGNTKAQKFGEDLGLDFGDNNMTVGDAIGGGSFTTNPLEIATAFRAFANEGVSSDSYSVTKVEYPNGRTVKLKPKQKPVISDYTAYMITDMLKTVMSSGTGEMANIPGLPVAGKTGTTNKTDVEGSPDSWFTGYSTNYTISIWTGYDNDNIGISDTKVPLAIFKDTMSYISKNIDTKDFKQPNSVVEMGVENGSNPARLPSSNTPDSQVITELFVKGNEPSKQSVKFDKLDPVSNLAANYGNDGKKIKINWDYNGDKDVSYRVSASVDGGDMKELSTTKDKSMEISKVDPGSEYKIQVVAVSGDETSDAKTTTVKVPGGDDNDDDEDKNEDMKPVSGLNASYNNGTIDVSWKYDGPAAAFEVNVTSDNGASQQQTVNSNGIKIDNAKEGSTYTIAVTPIGKNGDTEGERGDTQRTTVTIPGEENDSPADEDNQADDNTDQQSDDQEEQGQTEEQDQPQDDEDNNDHQDENDQNQDEEQDQDQSDGDNQTDE; this is encoded by the coding sequence ATGGCAGATAATGGCCAATCTCGTATAGCTAGAAGAAAGCAAAAAAAGACAAAAAAGAAACCATTGTGGAAACGAATATTTCTCATCGTCGGTATTATTGTTTTGGCCATGGTCATTGGCATTGGAGGCACATTCACATACTTTATTGCTACAGCACCCAAACTGGATGCAGCAAAACTGCAGGATGCCTTCTCCTCAAAAATTTATGATAAAAATGGAGACTTATTTGCTGATATGGGGTCGGAAAAACGGACCAGGGTTAGTTATGACGATCTTCCGCAAGTATTAATAGATGCTGTTACAGCCACAGAGGACGCCCGTTTTTTCAAGCATCACGGAATTGATCTAAAACGGGTTGGCGGTGCAGTGGTTGGCAACATTACAAATGGCTTTGGTTCACAGGGAGCCAGTACGCTTACACAACAATTGGCGGAAAAATCTTTTTTATCTCATGAGAAAAAAATCGGTTTAAAAGTACAGGAAATGTGGCTTGCCTTAAAGATAGAGCGGAAATATTCCAAGGAAGAAATATTGGAAATGTATTTGAACAAAGTATATTACGGCAGTGGTGCTTATGGGGTTGCAAAAGCCTCGCAAATTTATTTTGGAAAAACTGATTTGAAAGATTTGACATTGCCTGAAGCGGCCATTTTAGCCGGGCTGCCACAACGACCTACTGCATATAACCCAAAACAGCACCCGGACTTAACAAAGGATCGGATGAAAACAGTACTACACTTGATGGTCAAGCACGGAAAAATAACGAAAGAACAGGCTGACAAGGCGCTAGACACAGATATAAAGTCCCTATTAACCGATAAGGTGCCAGAATCCAAAACACCTTATGAAGCATTTTTACAAAAAGTGCGCAAAGAAGTGAAAGATAAACTGAATGCTGATATTTATACCGATGGGCTTAAGATTTACACAACACTCGATCCGGATATTCAGGAACATGTTGAATTGCTGCTATCGGATGACGATAACAATCCGATTAATTATCCGGAAAAAGTGGAAGATCCAAATACCCATGAAATGGTTGATCTACAAGCCGGAGCGGTAGTATTGGATACACAAAACGGGGCCATTCGTGCCATCGGTGGCGGCCGGGGACTTGAAAACGATGGGTTTAACTACGCGCTTCAAATCAACCGTCAAGGTGGTTCAACGATGAAACCAGTTTTGGCATACGGCCCAGCGATTGAAAATGAAAACTGGTCAACCTATCACCAGATCAATGATGACAAGCCATACCAATATCCCGGTACAGATAAAAAAGCTGGTAACTGGAATGGTCAATATCAAGGCTGGATTACGATGCGTAAGGCGTTGGCGGAGTCCTTAAATGTTCCCGCCCTGAAAACAGCCGAGGAAATCGGTAATACGAAAGCACAAAAATTCGGCGAAGATTTAGGGCTCGATTTTGGTGATAACAATATGACCGTTGGAGATGCCATTGGCGGTGGATCATTTACAACCAACCCACTTGAAATTGCAACCGCCTTTCGTGCCTTTGCCAATGAAGGTGTATCAAGCGACTCTTATTCGGTTACAAAAGTGGAATATCCAAATGGACGGACTGTTAAGCTTAAACCGAAACAAAAACCAGTCATATCCGATTATACTGCATACATGATTACAGATATGTTAAAAACCGTCATGTCCAGTGGTACAGGTGAAATGGCTAATATTCCCGGGCTTCCTGTTGCCGGTAAAACCGGAACTACTAACAAAACAGATGTGGAAGGCAGTCCAGATTCCTGGTTTACGGGTTATTCAACCAATTATACGATATCCATATGGACTGGTTATGATAACGATAATATTGGTATTTCTGATACAAAGGTTCCACTTGCAATATTTAAGGATACAATGTCCTATATCTCGAAAAACATCGATACAAAAGACTTTAAGCAGCCAAACTCCGTGGTCGAGATGGGTGTGGAAAATGGATCAAACCCTGCACGATTACCAAGCAGCAATACACCGGATTCGCAAGTCATTACCGAATTATTTGTTAAAGGAAACGAACCATCAAAGCAATCCGTGAAATTTGATAAGCTTGATCCAGTCAGTAACTTAGCCGCAAACTACGGTAATGATGGCAAGAAGATCAAGATTAATTGGGACTATAATGGGGACAAGGATGTTTCCTACCGAGTAAGTGCCAGTGTCGATGGTGGGGATATGAAAGAATTATCTACAACAAAAGATAAATCAATGGAGATCTCCAAGGTTGATCCAGGCAGCGAATATAAAATCCAAGTTGTCGCTGTTAGTGGTGATGAAACAAGTGATGCGAAAACAACCACGGTAAAAGTGCCTGGCGGTGATGATAATGATGATGACGAAGATAAGAATGAAGATATGAAGCCAGTTAGCGGATTAAACGCATCGTATAATAATGGCACCATTGATGTGTCATGGAAGTATGACGGGCCTGCTGCTGCATTTGAGGTAAATGTCACATCTGATAATGGAGCATCACAGCAGCAAACAGTCAACTCAAATGGAATCAAGATTGACAATGCCAAGGAAGGATCAACATACACTATCGCGGTAACACCGATTGGAAAAAATGGCGACACAGAGGGTGAACGAGGAGATACCCAGCGTACAACTGTTACCATTCCTGGCGAAGAAAATGACTCACCTGCTGATGAAGACAATCAAGCAGATGATAATACGGATCAACAGAGTGATGACCAGGAAGAACAAGGACAAACTGAGGAACAAGATCAGCCTCAAGACGATGAAGATAATAATGATCATCAAGATGAGAACGACCAAAATCAAGATGAGGAACAAGACCAGGATCAAAGCGATGGAGATAACCAGACAGACGAATAG
- a CDS encoding DUF1798 family protein: MTDLKQQTELLKEHLDQLKKRYEKSQPPEDKRDKAFFLFVKETTEPIYGMLATWEQTALQAVKNRTLNIHPHQITSTRENMELLLMHSFFVDVKRKRYMELNKSVHYIFDQVLRDL, encoded by the coding sequence TTGACAGATTTGAAACAGCAAACAGAACTACTGAAAGAACATTTGGATCAACTTAAGAAACGATATGAAAAAAGTCAGCCACCCGAAGATAAGCGTGATAAAGCTTTTTTTCTATTTGTTAAAGAAACAACTGAGCCAATTTATGGGATGCTTGCAACATGGGAACAAACAGCCCTCCAAGCAGTAAAGAACCGAACCCTTAACATTCATCCACACCAGATAACATCAACAAGGGAAAACATGGAATTATTATTAATGCACAGTTTTTTTGTTGATGTAAAACGAAAACGATATATGGAGTTGAACAAATCCGTTCATTATATTTTTGATCAAGTATTGCGGGATCTGTAA
- a CDS encoding pyridoxal phosphate-dependent aminotransferase produces MDLANRVKTITPSSTLAITAKAKALKAQGHDVIGLGAGEPDFNTPEYILDAAEKAMREGFTKYTPSGGTAALKDAIINKFAKDNKLTYQSQQIIVTTGAKHALYTLFQVLLNPDDEVIVPAPYWVSYPEQIKLAAGKPVIVEAKESNDFKITPDQLKAALTEKTKAIVINSPSNPTGTVYNKDELKAIGEICLKHDILIVSDEIYEKLIYTRNEHVSIAQLSDALKQQTIIINGVSKSHAMTGWRIGYAAGDEQIIKAMTNLASHSTSNPTSIAQYAALAAYTGNDSTTKEMRKIFQERLNTCYRLLTEIPGITCNKPKGAFYLFPNVKDAVARNGFATTDEWVTALLEEEKVALVPGSGFGADENVRLSYATSLELLTDAMTRINRFVHRHRR; encoded by the coding sequence ATGGACTTAGCAAACCGGGTAAAAACAATAACACCATCATCAACATTGGCGATTACGGCAAAAGCAAAAGCATTAAAAGCCCAAGGGCACGATGTCATTGGCTTAGGAGCCGGTGAACCGGATTTTAATACACCAGAATATATTCTTGATGCGGCTGAAAAAGCAATGCGTGAAGGTTTTACCAAATATACTCCTTCAGGCGGAACAGCAGCGCTTAAGGATGCCATCATTAATAAATTTGCCAAGGACAATAAACTAACTTATCAATCGCAGCAAATTATCGTGACAACCGGGGCGAAACATGCGCTTTATACGTTATTTCAAGTATTATTAAACCCGGATGATGAAGTAATTGTCCCGGCTCCGTATTGGGTAAGCTATCCGGAACAGATTAAATTGGCCGCTGGTAAACCGGTGATTGTTGAGGCGAAGGAGAGTAATGATTTTAAAATAACTCCTGATCAACTGAAGGCAGCATTAACCGAAAAAACAAAGGCCATCGTCATTAACTCACCTAGCAATCCAACGGGAACGGTTTACAATAAAGATGAATTGAAAGCAATTGGTGAAATTTGTCTAAAACATGACATACTAATTGTTTCCGATGAAATTTACGAGAAATTGATTTATACAAGGAATGAACATGTTTCCATCGCGCAGTTGTCGGATGCATTGAAACAGCAAACGATTATCATCAATGGCGTGTCCAAATCACATGCCATGACCGGATGGCGCATTGGCTATGCGGCCGGGGATGAACAAATCATTAAAGCAATGACAAATCTTGCTTCCCACTCAACATCTAATCCAACGTCAATTGCTCAATATGCAGCGCTTGCAGCGTATACAGGCAATGATTCGACAACTAAAGAAATGAGAAAAATATTTCAGGAACGACTTAATACCTGTTACCGTTTATTAACTGAGATACCGGGCATTACTTGTAATAAGCCAAAGGGAGCCTTTTATTTATTTCCAAATGTAAAAGATGCTGTTGCAAGGAATGGCTTTGCAACAACGGACGAGTGGGTAACTGCATTATTGGAAGAAGAAAAAGTCGCTCTCGTCCCGGGATCCGGATTTGGTGCCGATGAAAATGTGCGTTTATCTTATGCAACTTCACTTGAATTATTAACAGATGCAATGACAAGAATCAATCGTTTTGTTCATCGCCATAGGAGGTAA
- a CDS encoding DnaD domain-containing protein, with amino-acid sequence MERSIQIQQILLNQLQIPTRLLTNYKSLGLNETEVMLLLQIYRFIFDENDFPTPAELTSFLTISEQECSAMLRKLIQKGFLSIEQTKDEQGIWSEIYSLDPLWEKIFSTTKSEKEPEEGTIFILFEQEFGRPLSPFEIETVNVWLDEDRLSISLIKAALREAVLMGKLNFKYIDRILREWKKKGIHTVEQAREATQSFHDKQIHSQTKTATKRDTSFYYNWLEGEE; translated from the coding sequence ATGGAGAGATCGATTCAAATTCAACAAATTTTACTGAACCAGCTGCAAATTCCGACTAGACTGTTAACCAATTACAAGTCGCTAGGGCTTAACGAAACAGAGGTAATGCTCCTTTTACAAATTTACCGTTTCATTTTTGATGAGAATGACTTTCCAACACCTGCAGAGTTAACATCATTTTTAACAATAAGTGAACAAGAATGCTCTGCCATGTTGCGAAAACTGATTCAAAAAGGTTTTTTGTCGATTGAACAAACGAAAGACGAGCAGGGAATTTGGAGTGAAATTTATTCGTTGGATCCACTTTGGGAAAAAATATTCTCAACAACAAAATCCGAAAAAGAGCCTGAAGAGGGTACGATATTTATTTTGTTTGAACAGGAATTTGGTCGTCCGCTTTCCCCTTTTGAAATTGAAACAGTGAATGTTTGGCTGGATGAGGACAGGCTTAGCATATCATTAATTAAAGCAGCATTAAGAGAAGCTGTTTTAATGGGGAAACTAAACTTTAAATATATTGACCGTATTTTGCGAGAGTGGAAAAAGAAGGGGATTCACACCGTTGAACAGGCGAGGGAAGCTACGCAATCATTTCATGACAAACAAATCCATAGCCAAACAAAAACAGCAACAAAACGGGATACATCCTTTTATTATAACTGGTTAGAGGGGGAAGAGTAA
- a CDS encoding THUMP domain-containing class I SAM-dependent RNA methyltransferase: MQQQVNLIATAAMGLESVVASEVKKLGYEVAVENGKVQFKAPVSAIPRCNLWLRTADRVRLLVGEFAATTFDELFEKTKALPWEDFITEDGKFPVAGKSFKSVLHSVPDCQAIVKKAIAERLKLKYGLATNMPETGAPYKIEIAIHKDTATLTIDTSGTGLHKRGYRVGQGEAPLKETMAAALVKLTNWYPDKPFIDPFCGSGTIPIEAALIGQNIAPGFNREFACEQWGFINQNDWVRAFEEAEDLANYDQKLDITGSDIDHNMVKISKDNATEAGLGDLISWKQMQVKDLFIRKKDGYLVGNPPYGQRIGDKDSIARIYKDLGMVMNSHPSWSVYILTAFEDFEKHYGKKATKKRKLFNGFIRTDYYQYFASR; this comes from the coding sequence ATGCAACAACAAGTAAATTTAATCGCTACCGCAGCAATGGGACTGGAGTCTGTTGTTGCAAGTGAAGTAAAAAAACTTGGCTATGAGGTAGCAGTTGAAAACGGGAAAGTACAATTTAAAGCACCTGTTTCCGCCATCCCACGGTGTAATTTATGGTTGCGCACAGCGGATCGGGTACGACTGCTTGTGGGGGAGTTTGCGGCAACAACATTTGATGAGTTGTTTGAAAAGACAAAGGCATTGCCGTGGGAAGATTTTATCACGGAGGATGGAAAATTCCCGGTAGCTGGCAAATCTTTTAAATCTGTATTGCATAGTGTTCCAGATTGTCAAGCCATCGTCAAAAAAGCTATTGCTGAACGGCTCAAATTGAAATACGGACTTGCAACCAACATGCCAGAAACCGGTGCACCATACAAAATTGAGATCGCCATCCACAAAGATACCGCAACGCTAACCATCGATACGTCCGGAACAGGCTTGCATAAGCGTGGATACCGGGTAGGACAGGGCGAGGCTCCTTTAAAGGAAACCATGGCCGCAGCTCTTGTCAAATTAACGAATTGGTATCCTGACAAGCCATTTATTGACCCATTTTGCGGCTCAGGTACTATACCAATCGAAGCCGCATTAATCGGCCAAAATATCGCTCCAGGTTTCAACCGTGAATTTGCTTGTGAGCAGTGGGGATTTATTAACCAGAATGATTGGGTTCGAGCATTTGAAGAAGCAGAAGATCTGGCAAATTATGATCAAAAGCTGGATATTACCGGTTCTGATATTGATCATAACATGGTGAAAATCAGCAAAGATAATGCAACAGAAGCTGGATTGGGTGACTTAATTTCATGGAAACAAATGCAAGTGAAAGATCTTTTTATCCGAAAAAAAGACGGTTATCTTGTTGGTAACCCGCCGTATGGGCAGCGAATCGGAGATAAGGATTCCATCGCCCGAATATACAAGGATCTTGGCATGGTTATGAACAGTCATCCAAGCTGGAGCGTCTATATACTGACTGCTTTTGAGGATTTTGAAAAACATTACGGTAAAAAGGCAACAAAAAAGCGCAAACTATTTAATGGGTTTATCCGTACAGATTATTACCAATACTTTGCGAGCCGCTAG
- the gpsB gene encoding cell division regulator GpsB, which translates to MNSNRIQLTGKEILEKNFKTAMRGYNQEEVDEFLDTIIQDYDAFQQEIERLEQENERLQQQTDQPKTRTQTPNHQVNYDILKRVSNLEKAVFGKKYVESEG; encoded by the coding sequence ATGAACTCAAATCGTATTCAACTTACTGGGAAAGAGATTCTTGAAAAAAACTTTAAGACAGCGATGCGCGGCTATAATCAAGAGGAGGTAGATGAATTCCTCGACACAATTATACAAGATTATGATGCCTTTCAACAAGAAATCGAACGGCTTGAACAAGAAAATGAGCGATTACAACAGCAAACAGATCAACCGAAAACGCGGACGCAAACACCGAACCATCAAGTTAACTACGATATTCTCAAGCGTGTGTCGAATTTGGAAAAGGCAGTGTTTGGTAAAAAATATGTAGAGTCGGAAGGGTAA
- the nth gene encoding endonuclease III, translated as MLSKKQVQYCLDVMREMFPEAKCELNHDNPFELVIAVLLSAQCTDTLVNKVTKELFQKYKEPEDYLAVSLEELQQDIRSIGLYRNKAKNIRKLCQMLIDDYNGEVPRTREELMKLAGVGRKTANVVASVAFNEPAIAVDTHVERVAKRLAICRWKDSVLEVEHTLMRKVPKEEWSQTHHRMIFFGRYHCRAKNPNCPECPLLDICREGQKRMKNK; from the coding sequence TTGCTATCCAAAAAACAGGTACAGTATTGTCTGGATGTCATGCGTGAGATGTTCCCTGAGGCAAAATGTGAATTAAACCATGATAATCCGTTTGAACTGGTTATTGCCGTGTTACTTTCCGCACAATGTACCGATACATTGGTGAATAAAGTAACAAAGGAATTATTTCAAAAATATAAGGAACCTGAGGATTATTTAGCCGTTTCATTAGAGGAATTACAACAGGATATTCGCTCGATCGGACTTTATCGTAACAAGGCAAAAAACATTCGCAAACTTTGTCAAATGTTAATTGATGACTATAATGGTGAGGTTCCAAGAACAAGGGAAGAACTGATGAAGCTGGCCGGGGTAGGGAGAAAAACTGCGAATGTGGTGGCATCAGTTGCCTTTAATGAGCCAGCCATTGCTGTTGACACACATGTGGAACGAGTAGCGAAACGATTGGCGATTTGCCGTTGGAAAGATTCTGTGTTGGAAGTAGAACATACTTTAATGCGAAAGGTTCCAAAAGAGGAATGGAGCCAAACCCATCACCGAATGATATTTTTCGGCCGTTACCATTGCCGTGCCAAAAACCCCAATTGCCCCGAATGTCCATTGTTGGATATTTGCAGAGAAGGGCAGAAACGGATGAAAAACAAATAA